A genomic segment from Aegilops tauschii subsp. strangulata cultivar AL8/78 chromosome 1, Aet v6.0, whole genome shotgun sequence encodes:
- the LOC120972792 gene encoding secreted RxLR effector protein 161-like yields MEPRFKLSRVSSAQPVDATEYRSIMGMLRYLVHTRPDLAFSVGYVSRFMQEPTTEHMAAVKHVLRYVAGTLHWGVRYTRGDHDAPLIGYSDSDLGGDVDNRRSTTGVAFFLGSNLVSWQSQKQRVVALSSCESEYMAATTATCQGIWLARLLGEIKDEELKVAVLNVDNKSAISVSKNPVYHDRSKHIEIWYHFIRECVENGKIQIEFVQSGDQLADVLTKALGRVKLQEQRMKIGMVELDEAHNA; encoded by the coding sequence ATGGAGCCGCGCTTCAAGCTGAGCAGGGTGAGCTCGGCACAGCCAGTGGACGCCACCGAATACAGGAGCATCATGGGCATGCTCCGCTACCTCGTCCACACCAGGCCGGATCTTGCCTTCTCCGTTGGGTACGTCTCCCGGTTCATGCAGGAGCCCACGACGGAGCACATGGCGGCAGTGAAACATGTTCTGCGCTATGTGGCCGGGACTTTGCACTGGGGAGTGCGGTACACCCGCGGTGACCATGATGCGCCTCTGATCGGCTACAGCGACAGCGATCTGGGCGGCGATGTGGACAACCGCAGGAGCACCACCGGCGTCGCCTTCTTCCTTGGCAGCAACCTGGTCAGCTGGCAATCACAAAAGCAGAGGGTGGTGGCCCTCTCCTCATGCGAGTCGGAGTACATGGCTGCCACCACGGCGACTTGTCAAGGTATATGGCTCGCACGGCTGCTGGGAGAAATAAAAGACGAAGAACTGAAGGTTGCGGTGCTCAACGTCGACAACAAGTCGGCCATCTCAGTGAGTAAGAACCCTGTTTACCACGACCGGAGCAAACACATTGAAATCTGGTATCATTTCATCCGGGAGTGCGTGGAGAACGGGAAGATCCAGATCGAGTTCGTTCAGTCTGGAGATCAACTTGCCGATGTACTCACTAAGGCACTCGGGCGAGTCAAGCTTCAGGAGCAGCGCATGAAGATCGGGATGGTGGAGCTCGACGAAGCACACAATGCTTAG
- the LOC109744103 gene encoding uncharacterized protein encodes CYGGRDLGWPLARDKPVVKLDRLHYLFKLPDKDDVLLNNGVTTLVRVGHDLGWPLARNETMIKLDHLHYLIKLPDKDDMVESYNGMLAKAIGAGTNHLIKGIFMCSKAYASPAIALNPQSCRFKR; translated from the exons TGCTACGGCGGCCGCGACCTTGGCTGGCCACTGGCGAGGGACAAGCCCGTGGTTAAGCTCGACCGCCTGCACTACCTCTTCAAGCTGCCGGACAAGGACGACGTGCTCCTCAACAACGGCGTGACGACCCTGGTGCGCGTCGGCCACGACCTCGGCTGGCCGCTGGCGAGGAACGAGACCATGATCAAGCTCGACCACCTGCACTACCTCATCAAGCTGCCAGACAAGGACGACAT GGTGGAGAGCTACAACGGCATGCTCGCCAAGGCCATCGGCGCGGGTACCAACCACCTCATCAAAGGCATCTTCATGTGCAGCAAGGCCTACGCCAGCCCG GCAATTGCTCTAAATCCACAGTCGTGCAGGTTCAAAAGGTAG